The Patescibacteria group bacterium sequence TACTCTCTAATTCTCCACTTAAAGTTGTTGGCTCATTCACGCTACCTATTCACCACTGTCTTCTCTCATTGGAAAACAATTTTAAAAAGATCACAACAGTTGTATCTCATCCTCAAGCACTGGCTCAATGCAAAAATTGGCTAACAGATAATCTCCCTAAAGCAAAAATAGTTACAACTACAAGTACTACAGCTTCTTTAAAGAGTCCAAGAAAACACGAAGCTTATATCGCCTCAGAAAAAGCTAGCAAGATTTATAAAGTTCCGATTCTTGCAAAAAATATTGAAGATAACGCAAGTAATTTAACGCGCTTTTATGTTATTGCCAAATACGATCTTCCAGTAAAAGGTCTGAATCAAAGCAATACGTTACTCTTTCTGACGATTTTTAATCGTGTGGGAATTCTTAGAGATATACTTGATGTATTTGCTCGTAAGGGAATCAGTTTAACTAAATTAGAATCTCGTCCAAGCCTTGAAAAAGTCTGGGACTACTGTTTTTATATTGAAGTTGACCACGAACAAGAAAGTAAAAAACTTAAAAGAGCATTAACTGAGATACAAAAATACTGTAGTACAGTTCGTATCTTAGGACGAACATAAATGTTGTGCTTAGGAGAATTTATCAGTATACTTAATACTATAATACTATGAAAGACCTTGCAAAATTACGTACAGAAATTACACAACTAGATACACAACTTTTAACACTTCTTGCAAAGCGATTACAGCTTGTTAGCAAAATAGGAGAATACAAAAAAATGCACAATTTACCTATTAGAGATGAAAAACGAGAACAGGAAATCTTACAAGATCTTTATGAGAAAGGAAAGAGTTTACATATCTCTCAAGAATTAATTAAATTTATCTGGAAAAGAATATTTCAGGAAGCTTACAAGCTTGAAAATTAAATGATGGAACAGATACTTTATTTTAACGGTAAATTTGTAAAAGAATCCGAAGTGCGTATTTCACCAATGACACACGCCCTTCATTACGGCACTGGATGTTTTGAGGGTATACGCGCTTATTACAATAACGATGATAATGCTCTTTATATTTTTCGAATGAAAGAGCATTTCGAGCGATTCAAAAAATCCTGTAAATTGCTTTTTATTACTCTTCCTCATAGCGTTGATGAGCTTTGTGAGGTAACTAAAAAATTAGTTCAAAAGAACTTTAATGAAACGGATCTTTATATCAGACCTCTAGCATATAAATCCGATCTTGCAGTTGGTAACTTTCATTTACCTTCGCTTAAGGATAGCCTACTCATTTATACTGTACCCCTTGGTCGCTATTTACAAGCAGAGGAAGGAATACGAGTAAATGTCTCCTCGTGGACAAGAGTAAGTGATAATTCTATTCCTCCACGAGCAAAAATTACAGGATCCTATATCAATACAGCACTTGCAAAAACAGAAAGTGTATTTAATGGGTATCATGAGGCTCTCTTCATGGATAAAAACGGTCATATAGTTGAAGGAAGTGCAGAAAACATTTTTGTAGTGAAAAACGGCAAGATTTACACTCCTTATGTTGCTGATGATATTTTGCAAGGAATAACACGCGATACCATAATTAAACTTTGTCAAGATGAATTAGGAATTGCAGTTGAGGAAAGAAGTATTGATCGCTCGGAACTCTATCAGGTTGATGAAATATTTTTGGTAGGAACAGGAGCAGAAGTATCTTCGGTTGTAGAAGTTGATAAAAGAGAAATAGGAGATGGAAAAGTTGGTCCAATTGCAAAACGGATAAAAGAACTGTACTTTGATATCGTACATGGTAAAAATAAAAAATATCAGCAATGGTTAACAAAGGTAACAAAATAGCAAAAAGGAGATATCTATTATCCTATAATAAAACTTAGTTAACCAAAGAAATAGAAAGGAGAAGTAGAATTTTTTCAGAGAAAAAACTGAAGTTATTAAAAAATTTTCTTTGAGGATTTTATTATGGAGCAAGAATTAATGACAATTAAAAACAATGCACTCTCACTGATTCTT is a genomic window containing:
- a CDS encoding branched chain amino acid aminotransferase, translating into MEQILYFNGKFVKESEVRISPMTHALHYGTGCFEGIRAYYNNDDNALYIFRMKEHFERFKKSCKLLFITLPHSVDELCEVTKKLVQKNFNETDLYIRPLAYKSDLAVGNFHLPSLKDSLLIYTVPLGRYLQAEEGIRVNVSSWTRVSDNSIPPRAKITGSYINTALAKTESVFNGYHEALFMDKNGHIVEGSAENIFVVKNGKIYTPYVADDILQGITRDTIIKLCQDELGIAVEERSIDRSELYQVDEIFLVGTGAEVSSVVEVDKREIGDGKVGPIAKRIKELYFDIVHGKNKKYQQWLTKVTK